Proteins encoded within one genomic window of Amycolatopsis nigrescens CSC17Ta-90:
- a CDS encoding MurR/RpiR family transcriptional regulator → MAPRSYPELAGLLRARLPKLAAGQRRIADLLLSDPEGTAFRSISATAKLAGVHESSLVRFAGSLGLSGYPALVELCRAQLAEQAQLLRRFDQTQLADVAGQDQRNLARTFAMIDPDGWQRVAALLADAPAVHVIGLRKCFSVAYLLSYLLHLVRPRVRQLAAAGGTLADELRDLGEGDVLVAISIHRYTADTVRALAHARRRGLHTVALTDNAGSPLAEHAGHTLYVETAGGTLLRSLTGFTALVQAMATEVAVHLGDDGRSELGADERLLDEFGVYFG, encoded by the coding sequence ATGGCGCCGAGAAGCTATCCCGAACTGGCCGGGTTGCTGCGTGCCCGGCTGCCGAAGCTGGCCGCCGGGCAGCGCCGGATCGCGGACCTGCTGCTGTCCGATCCGGAGGGCACCGCGTTCCGCAGCATCTCCGCGACCGCGAAACTGGCCGGGGTGCACGAGTCCTCGCTGGTCCGGTTCGCCGGCTCGCTCGGCCTGTCCGGTTATCCGGCGCTGGTCGAGCTGTGCCGCGCCCAGCTCGCCGAGCAGGCGCAGTTGCTGCGGCGGTTCGACCAGACCCAGCTGGCCGACGTGGCGGGCCAGGACCAGCGCAACCTCGCCCGCACCTTCGCGATGATCGATCCCGATGGGTGGCAGCGGGTGGCCGCGCTGCTCGCCGACGCGCCCGCGGTGCACGTGATCGGCCTGCGCAAGTGCTTCTCCGTCGCGTACCTGCTGAGCTACCTGCTGCACCTGGTCCGGCCGCGGGTGCGTCAGCTCGCCGCGGCCGGCGGCACCCTTGCCGACGAGCTGCGTGATCTCGGCGAAGGTGACGTGCTGGTGGCGATTTCCATCCACCGGTACACCGCGGACACCGTGCGCGCGCTCGCCCATGCCCGGCGGCGCGGGCTGCACACGGTGGCACTGACCGACAACGCCGGTTCGCCACTGGCGGAACATGCCGGGCACACGCTGTACGTGGAGACCGCGGGCGGCACGCTGCTGCGCTCGCTGACCGGGTTCACCGCGCTGGTGCAGGCCATGGCCACCGAGGTCGCGGTGCACCTCGGCGACGATGGTCGGTCCGAACTGGGCGCCGACGAGCGGTTGCTCGACGAGTTCGGCGTGTACTTCGGCTGA
- a CDS encoding transcriptional regulator: MSGRRTRIRPAVEQELGLLLATGPFEAALRAAIKARGLGLERIRYRLLSRGSSLSVATLSHWQSGRCRPERPDSLRALANLEEILDLPPTSLSRLLRRP; this comes from the coding sequence ATGAGCGGCCGGCGCACCCGCATCCGTCCAGCGGTCGAACAGGAACTCGGGCTGCTGCTCGCCACCGGCCCGTTCGAGGCCGCCCTTCGCGCCGCGATCAAGGCCAGGGGCCTTGGGCTGGAACGGATCCGCTACCGGCTGCTGAGCCGGGGCAGCTCGTTGAGCGTGGCCACCCTGAGCCACTGGCAGTCCGGCCGCTGCCGTCCCGAGCGCCCCGACTCCTTGCGGGCGCTGGCGAATCTCGAAGAGATCCTCGACCTCCCGCCCACTTCCCTCTCCCGCCTCCTCCGACGTCCGTGA
- a CDS encoding 3,4-dihydroxy-2-butanone-4-phosphate synthase: MFTGRIAEIGAVESFDEEVVRIYAAKVAAVVGDGGAVGVNGVRLTARPVGDGLLEATVTAETRRRSTFDALAVGDRVNVEAPLVVGEPLDGHLVQGYVDAVGKVARVDEEPGGCRRVWIRPPARVLDGLVAKGPVALDGVSVTVAEVLRDRFSVVLLPITLSSSTLDRLRPGTRVNLELDLVARLVARHPDGAADGLDRVVAGLPWAGALSGSAGVQKVVRTLAAGGGVLVWDPETEGEGDVIFAGARIRPEAFTFLLTRVYGHPAVPCSAEVLRRLEIPPAPGQGDRQGTAFHAPVDLAAATGTGVSSAERAATVRKLADPSARPSDFIGPGHVSPISARPGLLAERMGHTEATVALCEAAGLPPVGVCSEVMNADGTMAGAADLEIAALRWGMPLVDIADLRSWL, encoded by the coding sequence GTGTTCACCGGACGTATTGCGGAAATCGGTGCGGTCGAGTCCTTCGACGAAGAAGTGGTGCGGATCTACGCGGCCAAGGTCGCCGCGGTGGTCGGTGACGGCGGCGCGGTGGGGGTGAACGGGGTCCGGCTGACCGCGCGGCCGGTCGGCGACGGGCTGCTGGAGGCGACGGTGACCGCGGAAACGCGGCGTCGTTCCACCTTCGACGCGCTGGCCGTTGGTGATCGGGTGAACGTGGAGGCGCCGCTGGTCGTCGGGGAGCCGCTGGACGGTCACCTGGTCCAGGGTTATGTGGACGCGGTCGGCAAGGTGGCCAGGGTGGACGAGGAGCCGGGCGGCTGCCGCCGGGTGTGGATCCGGCCGCCGGCGCGGGTGCTGGACGGACTGGTGGCCAAGGGGCCGGTCGCGCTGGACGGGGTCAGCGTGACCGTCGCCGAAGTGCTGCGGGACCGATTTTCCGTGGTGCTGCTGCCGATCACCCTGAGTTCGTCTACTTTGGACAGGCTGCGGCCCGGTACGAGGGTGAACCTGGAGCTGGATCTGGTGGCGCGCTTGGTGGCGCGGCACCCCGACGGCGCGGCCGACGGCCTGGACCGGGTGGTTGCCGGGCTGCCGTGGGCCGGCGCGCTCAGTGGCAGTGCGGGCGTGCAGAAGGTGGTGCGCACCCTCGCCGCCGGTGGCGGGGTGCTGGTCTGGGACCCGGAGACCGAGGGCGAGGGCGACGTGATCTTCGCCGGGGCCAGGATCCGGCCAGAGGCGTTCACCTTCCTGCTGACCAGGGTGTACGGGCATCCGGCCGTGCCCTGCTCGGCGGAAGTGCTGCGGCGACTGGAGATTCCGCCCGCGCCGGGTCAGGGTGACCGGCAGGGCACCGCGTTCCACGCCCCGGTGGACCTGGCCGCGGCCACCGGTACCGGGGTTTCCTCGGCCGAGCGCGCGGCCACCGTGCGCAAGCTCGCGGACCCGTCGGCCCGGCCGTCGGATTTCATCGGGCCAGGGCACGTCTCGCCGATCAGCGCCAGGCCGGGCTTGCTCGCCGAGCGGATGGGGCACACCGAGGCGACTGTCGCGCTGTGCGAAGCAGCCGGGTTGCCGCCGGTCGGGGTGTGCAGCGAGGTGATGAACGCCGACGGCACCATGGCGGGCGCGGCCGATCTGGAGATCGCGGCGCTGCGGTGGGGAATGCCGCTGGTCGACATCGCGGACCTTCGCAGTTGGCTCTGA
- a CDS encoding pyridoxal phosphate-dependent aminotransferase has protein sequence MAVRHSATLAIDERLRAKRAAGEQVLHLGFGEAGLPVLPEIAGVLAESAHRNAYGPVAGSVEAREAAAGYFTRRDLPTGADQLLFAPGSKPLLFALLTALPGDLVLPRPCWVSYAAQAALAGKRVLSVPIPAEAGGVPDPDELDRTLTRARRDGANPGVLILTLPDNPTGTVAPAELVRRVCAVADRHGLVIVSDEIYRDLRHDGGPVRSPARDLPERTVITGGLSKSLALGGYRIGFARVPDGPFGRELRGELIGVASEIWSSLPGPMQSVAAYALAEPPEVVARIDASRRLHRTVVEAVHAEFVAAGASCRAPRGGFYLYPDFEPLRASLGPRTGAELAEHLLTTAGVGVLAGTEFGDDPAALRFRVASSLLYGDSEPERLAALSAPDPLTLPHLTSSLTHLHSALTSLTSP, from the coding sequence ATGGCGGTCCGGCATTCGGCGACCCTGGCCATCGACGAACGGCTGCGCGCCAAGCGGGCGGCCGGCGAACAGGTGCTGCACCTCGGCTTCGGCGAAGCGGGCCTGCCGGTGCTGCCCGAGATCGCGGGCGTGCTCGCCGAATCCGCGCACCGCAACGCCTACGGCCCGGTCGCGGGTTCGGTCGAAGCGCGCGAGGCGGCGGCCGGCTACTTCACCCGCCGCGACCTGCCCACCGGCGCCGATCAGCTGCTGTTCGCCCCCGGTAGCAAACCGCTGCTCTTCGCCCTGCTCACCGCACTGCCCGGCGATCTCGTGCTGCCGCGGCCGTGCTGGGTCAGCTACGCCGCACAGGCCGCGCTGGCCGGCAAACGGGTGCTGAGCGTGCCGATTCCGGCAGAGGCCGGCGGCGTGCCCGACCCAGACGAACTGGACCGCACGCTGACCCGAGCCCGCCGCGACGGCGCGAACCCCGGCGTCCTGATCCTGACGCTGCCGGACAACCCGACCGGCACCGTCGCGCCGGCGGAACTGGTCCGGCGGGTCTGCGCGGTCGCCGACCGGCACGGCCTGGTGATCGTCTCCGACGAGATCTACCGCGACCTGCGGCACGACGGCGGCCCGGTGCGCAGCCCGGCGCGGGATCTGCCGGAGCGGACGGTGATCACCGGCGGGCTGAGCAAGAGCCTGGCGCTCGGCGGCTACCGGATCGGCTTCGCGCGGGTGCCGGACGGGCCGTTCGGCCGGGAGCTGCGCGGCGAGCTGATCGGCGTGGCCAGCGAAATCTGGTCCAGCCTGCCCGGCCCGATGCAGTCCGTGGCCGCCTACGCGCTGGCCGAGCCGCCCGAAGTGGTGGCCAGGATCGACGCGAGCCGCAGGCTGCACCGGACGGTGGTCGAGGCGGTGCACGCCGAGTTCGTCGCGGCGGGAGCGAGCTGCCGCGCGCCGCGGGGCGGGTTCTACCTCTACCCGGACTTCGAGCCGCTGCGCGCGTCACTCGGCCCGCGCACTGGCGCCGAGCTGGCCGAGCACCTGCTGACCACCGCCGGGGTCGGCGTGCTGGCCGGGACCGAGTTCGGCGACGATCCCGCCGCCCTGCGCTTCCGGGTGGCCAGCAGCCTGCTCTACGGCGACTCGGAACCCGAACGCCTAGCCGCCCTCTCCGCCCCCGATCCCCTCACCCTTCCCCACCTGACCTCGTCCCTCACCCACCTCCACTCCGCCCTCACTTCCCTCACCAGTCCGTGA
- a CDS encoding MBL fold metallo-hydrolase, whose product MSDGVRLTFAGSGDAFGSGGRFQACLHLARAAGPPVLLDCGATSLVALKRLGLEPNELAAVLVSHLHGDHFGGLPFLVLDGQFRGRTRPLLVAGPVGLAERLHQAMEVYYPGSSSVRRKFDVRVLEIPGGTTVDVAGIGVSAWELAHPSGAPPLGFRLEVDGIAIGYTGDTAWTEAIVELAAGTGLLVAESYYADKDIPHHLNHRTLAERRDRLATARIVLTHMSQDMLDAGSSLFELAEDGMVLEL is encoded by the coding sequence ATGAGCGACGGGGTACGGCTCACCTTCGCCGGATCGGGTGACGCTTTCGGCAGTGGCGGGCGGTTCCAGGCCTGCCTGCACCTGGCCAGGGCGGCCGGCCCGCCGGTGCTGCTGGACTGCGGGGCCACCTCGCTGGTCGCGCTCAAGCGGCTCGGCCTGGAGCCGAACGAACTGGCCGCGGTGCTGGTGTCGCACCTGCACGGCGACCACTTCGGCGGGCTGCCGTTCCTGGTGCTGGACGGCCAGTTCCGCGGCCGCACCCGGCCGCTGCTGGTTGCCGGGCCGGTGGGCCTCGCCGAACGGCTGCACCAGGCGATGGAGGTCTACTACCCCGGTTCTTCTTCGGTGCGGCGGAAATTCGACGTGCGGGTGCTGGAGATTCCGGGCGGGACAACGGTGGACGTCGCCGGGATCGGCGTGTCCGCCTGGGAGCTGGCGCATCCCAGCGGTGCGCCGCCGCTCGGTTTCCGGCTCGAGGTGGACGGGATCGCGATCGGCTACACCGGGGACACCGCGTGGACCGAGGCGATCGTCGAGCTCGCCGCCGGGACCGGCCTGCTCGTCGCGGAGTCCTACTACGCGGACAAGGACATTCCGCATCACCTGAACCATCGGACGCTGGCCGAGCGGCGCGATCGGCTCGCCACCGCGCGGATCGTGCTCACCCACATGTCGCAGGACATGCTCGACGCCGGGTCGTCCCTGTTCGAGCTGGCCGAGGACGGCATGGTGCTGGAGCTCTAG
- a CDS encoding LysR family transcriptional regulator, giving the protein MTTLRQLEYLVTVVDEGSFTRAAEQLHVTQPALSHQVRALERAVGGPLLERLPRSVRLTPMGRAMLPHARAALADAERAGVAARQASGLAAGELSIATVYSVTLGVLPPALRAWRRSHPGVHIRLFEHRHADELRAAMTAGQADLAVGPEPADWDGAARTLGVEEFAVLLPAGDRSAGRGPRLDLAVLADREWVHYAPGNGLADVLEQACAAAGFQPAAAIRTEQTAAAPVLASAGLGPALVPANVIPPRFDGEVRWPDPPVRRGLAAYTRGTPDPLTAAFVELLAEKASLD; this is encoded by the coding sequence ATGACGACCTTGCGGCAGCTGGAGTACCTGGTCACTGTGGTGGACGAGGGCTCCTTCACCCGCGCGGCCGAGCAGCTGCACGTCACGCAGCCCGCCCTTTCGCACCAGGTGCGTGCCTTGGAGCGGGCGGTGGGCGGGCCGCTGCTGGAACGGCTGCCGCGTTCGGTCCGGCTAACCCCGATGGGCAGGGCGATGCTGCCGCACGCACGCGCCGCGCTGGCCGACGCCGAACGCGCCGGGGTCGCCGCCAGGCAGGCGTCCGGGCTGGCCGCCGGCGAACTGAGCATCGCCACCGTCTACTCGGTGACCCTCGGCGTGCTGCCGCCCGCACTGCGCGCGTGGCGGCGATCGCATCCGGGTGTCCACATCAGACTGTTCGAGCACCGGCACGCGGACGAGCTGCGGGCCGCGATGACCGCCGGGCAGGCGGATCTCGCGGTCGGGCCGGAGCCTGCCGACTGGGACGGAGCGGCGAGGACGCTCGGTGTGGAGGAGTTCGCCGTGCTGCTGCCCGCCGGTGACCGGTCCGCCGGCCGCGGGCCGCGCCTGGATCTCGCCGTGCTCGCCGACCGCGAGTGGGTGCACTACGCACCGGGCAACGGCCTCGCCGACGTGCTGGAGCAGGCCTGCGCGGCCGCCGGTTTCCAGCCGGCGGCCGCGATCCGGACCGAGCAGACCGCCGCCGCGCCGGTGCTCGCGTCGGCCGGGCTCGGGCCGGCGCTGGTGCCGGCGAACGTGATTCCGCCGCGGTTCGACGGCGAGGTGCGCTGGCCGGACCCGCCGGTCCGGCGCGGCCTGGCCGCCTACACCCGCGGCACGCCGGATCCGCTCACCGCGGCCTTCGTCGAACTGCTGGCGGAAAAAGCCAGCCTGGACTAA
- a CDS encoding OsmC family protein — protein sequence MAKQHQYELSVEWTGNRGTGTSGYRDFDRAHEIRAEGKPAIAASSDPALRGDRTRWNPEELLVAALSECHMLWYLHLAASAGIVVTGYLDEPVGTMVMTGQSGQFTEVVLRPKITLADPAEAEKADALHTDAHANCFIARSVNFPVSHQASYR from the coding sequence ATGGCGAAGCAGCACCAGTACGAGCTTTCCGTGGAGTGGACCGGGAACCGGGGCACCGGCACCAGCGGCTACCGGGATTTCGACCGGGCGCACGAGATCAGGGCCGAGGGCAAACCGGCCATCGCCGCGTCGTCCGATCCCGCCCTGCGCGGTGACCGCACGCGCTGGAACCCGGAGGAACTGCTGGTCGCCGCGTTGTCCGAGTGTCACATGCTGTGGTACCTGCACCTCGCGGCCAGCGCCGGGATCGTGGTCACCGGCTATCTGGACGAGCCGGTCGGCACCATGGTGATGACCGGGCAGAGCGGCCAGTTCACCGAGGTCGTGCTGCGGCCGAAGATCACGCTGGCGGACCCGGCCGAGGCGGAGAAGGCGGACGCGCTGCACACCGACGCGCACGCGAACTGCTTCATCGCCCGCTCGGTGAACTTCCCGGTGTCCCACCAGGCGAGCTACCGGTAA
- a CDS encoding zinc-dependent alcohol dehydrogenase family protein: MRAVVIQEYGVLPELREVPDPVPTAAGVVVRVEATGVCRSDWHSWQGHDAEVTLPHVAGHELAGHVLACGPDVRRWQPGDRVTVPFVCACGSCAECASGNQQICDRQFQPGATHWGSFAELVALDAADVNLVRLPDSLGSVAAAALGCRFGTAYRAVLRQGAVRPGQWVAVYGCGGAGISAVLLAAAAGARVVAVDLSAGARALATEFGAVATIDAGAVADPAAEVRELTGGGAHLSLDCVGLPGTCAASVASLRKRGRHVQVGLMPPAQGVPPIPMHRVISHELQLLGSHGVQAHEYPEMLSLVEHAGLDLDAFVGERISLDEVPAALARMNDPVPAVAGVTVVEIGR, translated from the coding sequence GTGCGCGCGGTCGTCATCCAGGAGTACGGCGTCCTGCCCGAGCTGCGCGAGGTGCCCGACCCCGTACCCACGGCCGCCGGGGTGGTGGTCCGGGTCGAGGCCACCGGGGTGTGCCGCAGCGACTGGCACTCCTGGCAGGGCCATGACGCCGAGGTGACCCTGCCGCACGTGGCCGGGCACGAGCTGGCCGGCCACGTGCTCGCCTGCGGGCCGGACGTGCGGCGCTGGCAGCCGGGCGACCGGGTCACCGTGCCGTTCGTCTGCGCCTGCGGGAGCTGTGCCGAGTGCGCGAGCGGCAACCAGCAGATCTGCGATCGCCAGTTCCAGCCGGGCGCCACGCACTGGGGCTCGTTCGCCGAACTGGTCGCGCTGGACGCGGCGGACGTCAACCTGGTCCGGCTGCCGGATTCGCTCGGCTCGGTGGCGGCCGCCGCGCTGGGCTGCCGGTTCGGCACCGCCTACCGCGCGGTGCTGCGCCAAGGCGCGGTGCGGCCGGGGCAGTGGGTCGCGGTGTACGGCTGCGGTGGCGCCGGGATCTCAGCGGTGCTGCTGGCCGCCGCGGCAGGGGCGCGGGTGGTGGCGGTCGATCTGTCCGCGGGCGCCCGTGCGCTGGCGACCGAATTCGGCGCGGTGGCCACGATCGACGCCGGTGCGGTGGCCGATCCGGCGGCCGAGGTCCGCGAGCTGACCGGTGGCGGTGCGCACCTCTCGCTGGACTGCGTCGGACTGCCCGGTACCTGCGCCGCTTCGGTGGCGAGCCTGCGCAAGCGCGGCAGGCACGTCCAGGTCGGGCTGATGCCGCCGGCGCAGGGGGTGCCGCCGATCCCGATGCACCGGGTGATCAGCCACGAGCTGCAACTGCTCGGCAGCCACGGCGTGCAGGCGCACGAGTACCCGGAGATGCTGAGCCTGGTCGAGCACGCCGGGCTGGACCTCGATGCGTTCGTCGGCGAACGGATCTCGCTGGACGAGGTGCCGGCCGCGCTGGCCAGGATGAACGATCCGGTGCCGGCGGTGGCCGGGGTGACCGTGGTCGAGATCGGCCGGTGA
- a CDS encoding ArsR/SmtB family transcription factor, which yields MSTRAAELAKLAGLLADNTRAEFCLALLDGRAWTAGELAAHARVAPSTATEHLNRLLAGGLLAERRQGRHRYVQLASPQVAELVEGLVAHLGPVRGEPKNLRSATAAAALARGRTCYDHLAGRLGVAITDAMTDAGLLNQTDGFALTEDGAAWLTGPLGADPAALRGGRRPVARACLDWTERRTHLAGVAGAHLCLRFQQNGWVRRTGSTRAIRVTPAGETALRELLGLDPAMLA from the coding sequence ATGAGTACGCGTGCCGCCGAGTTGGCGAAGCTGGCCGGACTGCTCGCGGACAACACCCGCGCCGAGTTCTGCCTCGCCCTGCTCGACGGCAGGGCGTGGACCGCGGGCGAGCTCGCCGCGCACGCGCGGGTCGCGCCGTCCACCGCCACCGAGCACCTCAACCGGTTGCTCGCCGGCGGCCTGCTAGCCGAACGGCGCCAGGGCCGCCATCGCTATGTGCAGCTGGCGAGTCCGCAGGTCGCCGAGCTGGTGGAGGGCCTGGTGGCGCATCTCGGCCCGGTGCGGGGCGAACCGAAGAACCTGCGCTCGGCCACCGCGGCCGCGGCGCTGGCCAGGGGCCGGACCTGTTACGACCATCTCGCCGGACGGCTCGGCGTCGCCATCACGGACGCGATGACCGACGCCGGCCTGCTCAACCAGACCGACGGTTTCGCGCTCACCGAGGACGGCGCGGCCTGGCTCACCGGCCCGCTCGGCGCCGACCCCGCCGCACTCCGCGGCGGCCGTCGCCCGGTCGCCCGCGCCTGCCTGGACTGGACCGAGCGCCGGACCCACCTCGCCGGGGTCGCCGGCGCGCACCTCTGCCTCCGGTTCCAGCAGAACGGCTGGGTCAGGCGGACCGGCTCCACCCGGGCGATCCGGGTCACCCCGGCCGGGGAGACCGCGCTGCGTGAACTGCTCGGCCTCGACCCCGCGATGCTGGCCTAG
- a CDS encoding helix-turn-helix transcriptional regulator codes for MAEIWAPIGAAIARLLGPQAEVVVHDPVTDRVLAIWNPMSRRGPGDPSLLGELDTMTPDESGVYGPYQKLLPDGRRLSSVSAVVSDDEGSPIFVLCVNLDRTPFEQAAELLSAFAAPVTERPKVLFEHDWTERINQVVGGYVREHGRQAGQLTREDRLSVLAELDRLGVFDVRRAAPLVARALRISRSGLYALLAELRDQRSDR; via the coding sequence ATGGCGGAGATCTGGGCCCCGATCGGCGCGGCCATCGCGCGGCTGCTCGGGCCGCAGGCGGAGGTCGTGGTGCACGACCCGGTGACCGACCGCGTGCTGGCCATCTGGAACCCGATGTCCCGGCGCGGCCCCGGCGACCCGTCGCTGCTCGGCGAGCTGGACACGATGACGCCCGACGAATCCGGGGTCTACGGCCCGTACCAGAAGCTGCTGCCCGACGGGCGGCGGCTGTCCTCGGTCAGCGCGGTGGTCTCCGACGACGAGGGCAGTCCGATCTTCGTGCTCTGCGTCAACCTGGACCGCACCCCGTTCGAGCAGGCCGCCGAGCTGCTGTCCGCGTTCGCCGCGCCGGTGACCGAACGGCCGAAGGTGCTGTTCGAGCACGACTGGACCGAGCGGATCAACCAGGTGGTCGGCGGATACGTCCGCGAACACGGCCGCCAGGCCGGGCAGCTCACCAGGGAGGACCGGCTGAGCGTGCTGGCCGAGCTGGACCGGCTCGGCGTGTTCGACGTCCGCCGCGCGGCCCCGCTCGTCGCGCGGGCGCTGCGGATCTCCCGTTCCGGCTTGTACGCCCTGCTCGCCGAACTTCGTGACCAGAGGAGTGACCGATGA
- a CDS encoding aminotransferase class I/II-fold pyridoxal phosphate-dependent enzyme, which translates to MTVLPGFKVEEYFARWEFVARHHLTASDAQSMGLAELLELAEPEDRRRWDELELGYTETTGDPALREAIADTYDVAGAGDVICFAGAEEGLYLAMRVLLGPSDHAVVLTPNYQSAETVPLSLCEVTGVALDPAADWALDLDAVLAALRPNTRLVSINFPNNPTGKVIEEGQLRRLVEICDERGIHLFSDEVHRGLERDPARTLPQAADLSRRALSLNVMSKSLGLPGLRVGWIACRDPELVARLERAKHYTTICNSAPSELLALIALKARASILRRNRGIIDANLPLFGEFFAGFPELFEWSVPDGSCVAYPRYLGEDGVEAFCTALVEQAGVLLLPASKFCSALTTTPADRFRIGFGRRDPSPALEAFAGWLRRSERRSDL; encoded by the coding sequence ATGACCGTGCTGCCGGGGTTCAAGGTGGAGGAGTACTTCGCCCGCTGGGAGTTCGTCGCCCGCCACCACCTGACCGCTTCCGACGCGCAGAGCATGGGATTGGCCGAACTGCTCGAACTGGCCGAGCCCGAGGACCGCCGCCGCTGGGACGAACTGGAGCTCGGCTACACCGAGACGACGGGTGATCCCGCGCTGCGCGAGGCGATCGCGGACACCTACGACGTGGCCGGCGCCGGTGACGTGATCTGCTTCGCCGGCGCGGAAGAGGGGTTGTACCTGGCCATGCGGGTGCTGCTCGGGCCTTCGGACCACGCGGTGGTGCTCACCCCGAACTACCAGTCGGCGGAGACCGTGCCGCTGTCGCTGTGCGAGGTCACCGGGGTGGCGCTGGACCCGGCCGCGGACTGGGCGTTGGACCTGGACGCGGTGCTCGCCGCGCTGCGCCCGAACACCCGGCTGGTGTCGATCAACTTTCCCAACAACCCCACCGGAAAGGTGATCGAGGAGGGCCAGCTCCGGCGGCTGGTGGAGATCTGCGACGAGCGCGGCATCCACCTGTTCAGCGACGAGGTGCACCGCGGCCTCGAACGCGATCCCGCGCGCACCCTGCCGCAGGCCGCGGACCTTTCCCGGCGGGCGCTTTCGCTGAACGTGATGTCCAAGTCGCTCGGCCTGCCCGGTCTGCGCGTGGGCTGGATCGCCTGCCGCGACCCGGAACTGGTGGCCAGGCTGGAACGGGCCAAGCACTACACCACCATCTGCAACTCGGCGCCGAGCGAGTTGCTGGCGTTGATCGCGCTCAAGGCACGCGCGTCGATCCTGCGTCGCAACCGCGGCATCATCGACGCCAACCTGCCGCTGTTCGGCGAGTTCTTCGCCGGTTTCCCGGAGCTGTTCGAGTGGTCCGTGCCCGACGGCAGCTGCGTGGCCTATCCGCGTTATCTCGGCGAAGACGGGGTGGAGGCGTTCTGCACGGCACTGGTCGAGCAGGCCGGAGTGCTGTTGCTGCCGGCCAGCAAGTTCTGCTCCGCGCTCACGACGACACCGGCGGACCGGTTCCGGATCGGCTTCGGCCGCCGCGACCCTTCGCCGGCGCTGGAGGCGTTCGCCGGCTGGTTGCGTCGTTCAGAACGCCGCTCAGATCTTTGA
- a CDS encoding SDR family oxidoreductase — MSTRKVALVVGANGIIGRNLIDHLVGLGDWQVVGLSRRGGEDGERLRYVSVDLLDAADTRAKLAGLTDVTHVFYAAYQERPSWAELVPPNLAMLVNVVDAIEPVAPGLRHVNLMQGYKVYGAHLGPFKTPAREDDAAHMPPEFNVDQQEFLERRQLGKAWTWSALRPSVVGGFALGNPMNLGMAIAVYATISKELGLPLRFPGKPAAYDSLLEMTDAGLLAKAAVWAGTDPAAANQAFNINNGDLFRWSEMWPKIARYFDLEVAPPLPMSLEVVMADKEPLWRSMVEKYGLEPNSYREVSSWAFGDGVFSWDYDMIADGSKARRAGFHEYVETESMFHHIFDDLRKRRIIP, encoded by the coding sequence ATGAGTACGCGGAAGGTCGCCCTCGTGGTGGGCGCCAACGGGATCATCGGCCGCAACCTGATCGACCACCTGGTCGGCCTCGGGGACTGGCAGGTCGTCGGGCTCTCCCGGCGCGGCGGCGAGGACGGCGAGCGGCTGCGGTACGTCTCGGTCGATCTGCTCGACGCGGCCGACACCCGGGCGAAGCTGGCTGGTCTCACCGACGTCACGCATGTTTTCTACGCGGCCTACCAGGAGCGGCCGAGCTGGGCCGAGCTGGTGCCGCCGAACCTGGCCATGCTGGTCAACGTGGTGGACGCGATCGAGCCGGTCGCACCGGGCCTGCGGCACGTGAACCTGATGCAGGGCTACAAGGTCTACGGCGCGCACCTCGGCCCGTTCAAGACGCCGGCCAGGGAGGACGACGCGGCGCACATGCCGCCGGAGTTCAATGTGGACCAGCAGGAGTTCCTGGAGCGGCGCCAGTTGGGCAAGGCGTGGACCTGGTCCGCGCTGCGGCCGTCGGTGGTCGGCGGTTTCGCGCTGGGCAACCCGATGAACCTTGGCATGGCGATCGCGGTGTATGCCACCATTTCCAAGGAGCTCGGCCTGCCGCTGCGTTTTCCCGGCAAACCCGCCGCATACGACTCCCTGCTGGAGATGACCGACGCCGGCCTGCTGGCCAAGGCGGCCGTTTGGGCCGGCACCGATCCCGCCGCGGCGAACCAGGCGTTCAACATCAACAACGGCGACCTGTTCCGCTGGAGCGAAATGTGGCCGAAGATCGCCCGCTACTTCGACCTGGAGGTGGCGCCGCCGCTGCCGATGTCGCTGGAAGTGGTGATGGCCGACAAGGAACCCCTGTGGCGGTCGATGGTCGAAAAGTACGGCCTGGAACCGAATTCCTACCGCGAAGTGTCGTCCTGGGCCTTCGGTGACGGCGTGTTCTCCTGGGACTACGACATGATCGCGGACGGCTCGAAAGCCCGGCGCGCCGGCTTCCACGAGTACGTCGAGACCGAGTCCATGTTCCACCACATCTTCGACGACCTCCGCAAACGCCGCATCATCCCCTAA